GCCGGCCTCGCCGTCGCCGCGGTGACCACGGCCAGTGCCGCGCAGTTCACCGCCAGTGCCACGATCCCCACATTGAGATCCTTCACCGCCTGAGGCGCCCACGGCGCGAGCGTGGCCACCGACGCACCGCTCAGCGTGAGATAGGCCACCGTCGCCTCGCCGGCCACGATCCCCATCACGGCGCCCATCGTGGTGACGAGCGGCCGCTCGCCCAGGCTCAACAGCAGCGCCGGGAAGAGCTGCGTGACGACGTTGTAGCCCATGAGCAGCAGCGGCACGATGGCCTCGCCGCCACGCAGCGTGAGCCCCACGGCGGCCAATGCGAGCACCGGCACGAGCGCGCGCGCGAGCAGCGACACCGTGCGGTCGGTCGCCTCGGGCACGGCCACGCGATAGACGTTCTGTGCCAGGATGGTCGCCGCCGTGACGAGGATCATCGAGCCCGGCACGAGCGCGGTGAGCAGCCCCGCGGCGCCGATCACCCCCACCCAGCCCGGCGCGAAGGTCTGCTCCGAAATGCGCAGCAGCGACAGGTCCCCGGCGGCACCCTTGAGCCCCGGCACCTGCAAGACGGCCGCGAACCCGGCGAAGAATACGAACAGGATGATGAGCTGGTAGAGCGGCAGGATCACCGCGTTCTTGCGGAACACGTCCTCGTGCTTGGCGGTGTACGACCCGGCGAAAAATTGAGGCCACATGTAGAAGCCCACCGCCGTGAGCAGCACGGTGGAGATGAACCAGGACGGGCTCATTCCGGCGCCGGGAAGCGTGAGGAACCCGGGGCGGGCCCGGTCGATGGCCCGGAACATCGCGCCGTAGCCCCCGTAGTAGTGCACGGGCAGATAGACGCCGATCACCACGGCCACGCTGAGTATTAAAATATCCTTAAAAGCGGCAGTCCATGCCGAGCCGCGAACGCCCGACACCACCACGTACAGCACGAGGGCCGCCGTGCCGGCCCAGACGGCGGCGGTTGGCGAGACGCGGCCGTACGACGCCTCGGACACGATGATGCCCAAGCCCTTGAGTTGCAGCACGAGGTACGGCACGAGCGCCACCACGCTCACCAGTCCCACGAGCGCGCCGAACGCCGGGCTCTCGTACTTGGACGCGAAGAAATCGGCCTGCGACACGAGCCCGTTGGCGCGCGCGTACCGCCACACCACGGGCAGCAGGAAGTACGAGATGGTGTACGCCGCCGCACCGTAGCACAGGATGTACAGCGCCGGCCCGCCCTTGCCGTAGGCCCACCCGCTGCCGCCGAGGAAGGTGAAGGTGGTGTAGATCTCCCCGGCCATGAGCAGGAACACGAAGATCGTGCCGAACCCGCGGCCGCCCACGCTCCACTGCTCCAGGTCCATCGTGTGGCCGCGCCGCGCCAGCAGACCGAGCGCGATGGCCGCGGCGAACGTGACGGCGAGGATGACGAGCGGCGCGGTCATCGCCCATCGCGCTTCCGGGCGCGGTCGAGCCGGTAGATCACCCCCATCACCACCGACGTTGCCACTACCCAGCCCACGATCCACGCCATCAGGAGCGGCAGCCCCAACACATACGGCTCCACCCGGTTGACGAAGGGAAGTCCGCCGAGCAGCCCGAGCATCGGGACCACGGCCAACCAGTGGTACGGACGGAAGCGCGTGGTATTCGGAGCGCGGGCGGGTGACTCGGGCAGGGTCGTCTCCTCGTGGCGGGCGGGTGAGCCGGCGTCGCGAGGGCGGAGCATACGGCCGGAAACGGCCAGGCGGAAGAGCACCACGGCCGGACGCCGGCGCGCCGTACCACGGGTCCGACAGCGCAAGTTTCAGTTGTCTTATACCGCACCGCAGAGGTCCCTACCGCTGCTCCCGCAACTCCTCCAGCACGGCCAGCGTGCTGAACCCGTGAAACCGTGTGTCTGCCTCGTTGCGGGCGACCCAGGCGTGGGCGGCGATCCCCGCCTGGCCCGCGCCCGCCGCTTCGCGCTTCACCCCGATGCACACGGCGGCCGGCACCCCCGCCCGCCGGAGCGTGAGGCACTCGGCTACGCTCTCGTAGAGACAACTGGTGCGCCAGCGTCCGCCGGGTATCCACGACAGCGCGCGCAACGCGCCACGCGCGGCACTGAGGGCGCGGCCCGGTTCGGGGCGCGGTACGGCCGGCGCGTCGGCCGGCAGCGACAATAGCTCGGCCAGCCGTTTGGACGCGATCCACCCCGGGGTCTCGAGCGCGGCGCGGATACCGGTCACCATACCCGCGCTCACGCCCGCGCGGTCCCAGAGGCGAGAGAGGCGATACCCACGTGGTTCTCCAAAGAGGCGAGGGCTGGGGCCAAGGATTTACGAATTCAATACCTCGGTCCCGACGATTCAGTTCGCGAGCGGCTGGCGCGGACTTCCCGGCTACCATACCATCGAAGCATGCGTTTGCACAGTCGTCTCGCACTGGGGGCGCTCGCGGCGGCGTGCGCGTCGGCGTCGCAGCCGGCACGGGTTCCAGCGACTGCCTCGCCGGGAAACGGTGCCGCGACCGTGCGGCCAGCCGCCAACCCCGCCCTCGCCGACTCGGTGATGGCTGCCGACGCGGCGCGCACCGACTCGGTGGCTCGGCTGGGCTACCTGGACGGGATGATGGCGACGCTCGCCCCCGACGTCGTGTACCTGCGCGGCGGACAGCCAATGGCATTCGGCCAGTTGAGCGTTCGCGCGATGCTCGCCTCGGCGCTCCCGGCCGGCGCCATGTCATTCCGCTGGCAGCCGGTGCGGGTGGGCGTGTCGAACGATGGCACGGTGGCCTACACCATGGGCATTGCCGCGTCGAGCTCGAGCGCCGGCACCCAGCACGCGACGGTCCGGCTGGACCGCTACATCGCGTTCTGGCGGCGGCAGGAGGATGGGGCGTGGCGCGTGCAGGCGTACGCCGAGATCGGGCCGCCCCCGGCGAAGGGACCGGTGCTGGTCAACGCCGGCGGGCCACGGCCGCTCCACGACTTCCCCAGCCGGGATTCGCTGGCGCACGTGCTCGAATCCACCGACAGTGTCTTCTCGGCAGACGCATTGCATCAAGGGTTGGCGCATGCGTTCGGGACCTTCGCGGCGCCCGACGCGATGACCTTTGCCGGGTCACGGTTCGTGGTGGGCCCCGCGGCGATTCGCGCCGAGCACATGGCGCCCGGCGAGGGCAGCCTCTCCTGGCGCGCCGTGGCGGGTGACGCGGCGAACTCCGCTGACATGGGATTCACGGTGGGGCGGTATACGTTCACCGTGCGGGGTGGGGTTGTCGGCACGGGGAAGTACCTCACCATCTGGGTTGAGCAGCCGCTGGGGGCGTGGCGGTACGTGGCAGACGGCGGAAACGCGGATCCCTCCCGCTAGCATTGTTGGCCAGTCCGCATGCATTTGGAATTCGTCAATACGAATTTCCCCGGCTTGACCGCAACCCGAATGCTGGTGACGTTTATCGAGCCAGGAGCCATGGACAAGGTGTTACGCACAAAGCTCTTATGGCCATTCCGGCCGGACATGTAGGCCGGCCGACGCGCCAACCGACACTCCCGGAGTGGAGGAAAGGCGCGCGCAGCAATGGTTTAGAACCATTGCCAGCTCGCGCGAATCGGCGCGGATTTGTGCACTTACTCCTTTGGAGATCGGTACGTATGCAACCAAGTCGCGTGATGATTCCAGCTCTTGCCGCACTGTTATTTTCATCCGCTGCCGCGGCGCAGAAGCCGGGGCCGGTGGAACTCGGTGCGTTTGGGCAATTCACAATCATGGACACCCCCTGGGCACTCAAGAACGGCTTGGGACTGGGTGGCCGCCTGGGCTACTTCGTGACCCCGCGCTGGGAACTCGAGGCTGATCTGAGTTCGTCCAGTCTTGGCGTGGAGGCTCCGCGGATCGGCACCGGCAACAAGAGCTATCAGACCTACGCCGCCCGCGTGACGTACAATCTGCCGGTGAGCGGAAACGAGGTCCTGATCGGCGTCGGGTTCGGCGGCGAGACCGTGGACGGTGGTCGCGACTTCTCGCTGTCGCCGGCCCTGGGATACCGCTGGAACCTGAACAACACCGTGTCGTTGCGGTTCGACGGGCTGGTGGAGTACGTCGAGAACCCGGCCGACGAGCGGTTCTCGTTCCCGACGGCGCCGAACGCCACCAATAAGAACGCCGCGCGTTCTTCCAACCTGGAGTTGCGCGCGGGACTGAGCTTCCGGCTTGGCGGCGAAGGGGCCCCCGTGGCAGCGCCCAAGCCAGTGGTGATCAACCAGGACAGCATCGACGCCGCGCGGCGCCGTGATTCGATCGCGGCCGCCGACGCAGCCCGTGAGCGGGCGCGGCAGGATTCGATCAACGCGGCAGCGCGGGCGCGGCAGGACAGTATCGATGCGGCCAACCGCGCGCGGGCCGAAGAAGCCGCGCGTCTCAAGACGGCCCTCGAGGCGAAGATCTACTTCGACTTCAACAAGTACGATCTGCGCGACGACGCCAAGAGCGCGCTCGACGCCAAGATTCCGGTGATGCAGGCGAATCCCAATGTGCGGATCCGCATCGAGGGGAACACCGACGAGCGGGGCTCCGACACGTA
The window above is part of the Gemmatimonadaceae bacterium genome. Proteins encoded here:
- a CDS encoding sodium:solute symporter yields the protein MTAPLVILAVTFAAAIALGLLARRGHTMDLEQWSVGGRGFGTIFVFLLMAGEIYTTFTFLGGSGWAYGKGGPALYILCYGAAAYTISYFLLPVVWRYARANGLVSQADFFASKYESPAFGALVGLVSVVALVPYLVLQLKGLGIIVSEASYGRVSPTAAVWAGTAALVLYVVVSGVRGSAWTAAFKDILILSVAVVIGVYLPVHYYGGYGAMFRAIDRARPGFLTLPGAGMSPSWFISTVLLTAVGFYMWPQFFAGSYTAKHEDVFRKNAVILPLYQLIILFVFFAGFAAVLQVPGLKGAAGDLSLLRISEQTFAPGWVGVIGAAGLLTALVPGSMILVTAATILAQNVYRVAVPEATDRTVSLLARALVPVLALAAVGLTLRGGEAIVPLLLMGYNVVTQLFPALLLSLGERPLVTTMGAVMGIVAGEATVAYLTLSGASVATLAPWAPQAVKDLNVGIVALAVNCAALAVVTAATARPA
- a CDS encoding DUF3311 domain-containing protein: MLRPRDAGSPARHEETTLPESPARAPNTTRFRPYHWLAVVPMLGLLGGLPFVNRVEPYVLGLPLLMAWIVGWVVATSVVMGVIYRLDRARKRDGR
- a CDS encoding lasso peptide biosynthesis B2 protein; translation: MSAGMVTGIRAALETPGWIASKRLAELLSLPADAPAVPRPEPGRALSAARGALRALSWIPGGRWRTSCLYESVAECLTLRRAGVPAAVCIGVKREAAGAGQAGIAAHAWVARNEADTRFHGFSTLAVLEELREQR
- a CDS encoding OmpA family protein; its protein translation is MIPALAALLFSSAAAAQKPGPVELGAFGQFTIMDTPWALKNGLGLGGRLGYFVTPRWELEADLSSSSLGVEAPRIGTGNKSYQTYAARVTYNLPVSGNEVLIGVGFGGETVDGGRDFSLSPALGYRWNLNNTVSLRFDGLVEYVENPADERFSFPTAPNATNKNAARSSNLELRAGLSFRLGGEGAPVAAPKPVVINQDSIDAARRRDSIAAADAARERARQDSINAAARARQDSIDAANRARAEEAARLKTALEAKIYFDFNKYDLRDDAKSALDAKIPVMQANPNVRIRIEGNTDERGSDTYNQALGMRRAEQARRYLVDKGIDAGRIDMVSNGEEKPVCTEHEESCWSQNRRDEFVIVAGGDNLMPPR